Proteins co-encoded in one Flavobacterium fluviale genomic window:
- a CDS encoding sulfite exporter TauE/SafE family protein codes for MTILTFTLIMILGAFLAGFIGSLSGLGGGIIIIPLLTIILGVDIHYAIGAALVSVIATSSGSAAAYVKEGITNMRMGIFLEIATTIGAVCGALLSTVAPTSFIAVLFGLTLIFSAVNSLRKKEEHIVLESSPLAKKLKLEGTYPSHDGEIIHYGTKNVLGGFSMMGIAGMMSGLLGIGSGAFKVIAMDNIMRVPFKVSTTTSNFMMGVTAMASSVIYIQKGYIEPGICMPVVIGVLFGAMAGAKILVRTNPKKLRIFFACLIFVLAVNMIYNGLNGKI; via the coding sequence ATGACAATACTTACCTTTACGCTTATAATGATTCTAGGTGCCTTTTTAGCAGGCTTTATCGGTTCATTATCAGGCTTGGGAGGCGGCATTATAATCATTCCGCTTCTTACTATTATTCTCGGAGTCGACATTCATTATGCAATTGGAGCCGCTTTGGTCTCTGTTATTGCGACCTCTTCAGGTTCTGCTGCAGCTTATGTAAAAGAAGGAATTACCAATATGCGAATGGGAATTTTTCTCGAAATCGCAACCACAATTGGTGCTGTTTGCGGCGCATTGCTTTCTACTGTCGCTCCTACTTCTTTTATAGCCGTTTTATTCGGTTTAACCTTGATTTTTTCGGCTGTTAATTCTCTTCGAAAAAAAGAAGAACACATCGTTTTAGAATCCAGTCCGCTGGCTAAAAAATTAAAATTAGAAGGAACTTACCCTTCTCATGACGGCGAAATTATTCATTATGGAACCAAAAATGTTCTAGGCGGTTTCAGCATGATGGGAATTGCAGGAATGATGTCTGGTTTACTCGGAATTGGTTCTGGCGCCTTTAAAGTAATTGCAATGGACAATATTATGAGAGTTCCGTTTAAGGTTTCGACCACAACGAGTAACTTTATGATGGGTGTGACAGCAATGGCGAGTTCTGTCATTTATATTCAAAAAGGATATATTGAACCTGGAATTTGTATGCCGGTTGTAATTGGAGTTTTGTTTGGAGCTATGGCAGGTGCTAAAATATTAGTTCGCACCAATCCGAAAAAATTGAGAATCTTTTTTGCTTGTCTGATTTTCGTTTTGGCAGTAAATATGATTTATAACGGACTAAATGGAAAAATCTAA
- a CDS encoding LLM class flavin-dependent oxidoreductase — MEIGIDSFASAMYGDNNTLSSVDAMEQLLQRIEFADQVGLDVFGIGEHHKKEFLDSATAVILSAAAGRTKNIRLASAVSVLSAADPVRVYQSFATLDLVSKGRAEIVVGRGSSIEAYPLFGYNLNDYNALFSEKLDLLLHIRDNEFVTWEGKFRPAIHNLPVYPRAIQEKLPIWLGVGGTPESFIRAGSLGLPLMVAIIGGQTHRFKPLIDLYRQAGKTAGYKPEELKVGIHSPGYVGKTTENAIADYYPGYAELWTKLGRERGWPPVTKDKFDGLIDDLGVLIVGSPERAAEKILRHSEALGDVDRFTFQMDNAGLTHIQLMNAIELIGTKLIPLIRKG, encoded by the coding sequence ATGGAAATAGGAATAGACAGTTTTGCTTCGGCAATGTATGGAGATAACAACACTTTGAGCAGTGTTGATGCGATGGAGCAATTGCTGCAAAGAATTGAATTTGCAGATCAGGTTGGCCTTGATGTTTTCGGAATTGGCGAACATCATAAAAAAGAGTTTTTAGATTCTGCAACAGCTGTAATATTAAGTGCGGCGGCGGGCAGAACAAAAAATATACGTTTAGCGAGTGCTGTTTCGGTTTTGAGTGCGGCCGATCCTGTACGTGTGTATCAGAGTTTTGCGACTTTGGATCTGGTTTCAAAAGGAAGGGCAGAAATTGTTGTAGGGCGTGGCTCTTCTATTGAAGCTTATCCCCTTTTCGGCTATAATCTAAATGACTATAATGCCCTTTTCAGCGAAAAATTAGATTTACTTTTGCATATTCGTGACAATGAATTTGTGACATGGGAAGGAAAATTTCGCCCAGCGATCCATAATCTTCCTGTATATCCACGAGCTATACAAGAAAAATTACCGATTTGGCTTGGAGTTGGCGGAACACCTGAATCTTTTATCAGAGCAGGTTCGCTTGGACTTCCGTTAATGGTTGCCATTATTGGCGGACAAACTCATCGTTTTAAGCCTTTAATTGATTTATACCGTCAGGCTGGAAAAACTGCAGGATATAAACCAGAAGAATTAAAAGTAGGAATACATTCTCCAGGATACGTTGGTAAAACAACAGAAAATGCCATTGCTGATTATTATCCAGGTTATGCGGAGTTATGGACAAAATTAGGAAGAGAACGCGGCTGGCCGCCAGTTACAAAAGATAAATTTGACGGATTAATTGATGACTTAGGTGTTTTAATTGTCGGAAGCCCTGAAAGAGCTGCAGAGAAAATCCTGCGTCACAGTGAAGCACTTGGCGACGTCGATCGATTTACATTTCAAATGGACAACGCTGGATTAACACACATACAATTAATGAATGCCATAGAGTTAATTGGAACAAAACTGATTCCTTTGATTAGAAAGGGATAG
- a CDS encoding TonB-dependent receptor: protein MKIIFNKGVYVFALLLCSITMMGQEFGKVAGKVSLSGNTAAENIAVTLKGTKYSDVTTVSGQYEITRVKPGNYTIVVSALGIDPVEANIVVTAKQTTTKNFSLNESQEDLQEVVITKNKYKQDKPSMSLRLQTPVLEIPQNIQIVSAQTLKDQQITSMSDGVIRNVSGAVRLEHWGDLYTNITMRGSQIQAFRNGFNVVSSFWGPLTEDMSFVDHIEFVKGPAGFMLSSGDPSGLYNVVTKKPTGVTKGEVSAIVGSYDFYRVSVDLDGKLDKKGKLLYRFNGAAQKKGSFRPFEHNDRYVIAPVISYQFDDKTKLTFEYNFQYANMTEVGSYYVFGPKAGGYATMPRDFTMTAPGLPDTNIQDHSGYLQFEHKFDDNWKLTAQTSYFKYLQQGYSSWPSAVGPVTTPNGDIANGEIIRNVGIWDADSNMFLGQIFVNGKFNTGAVSHKILGGIDLGDKDYAADWGQSHDLDTADNPFNIYNPNYGTPSNGFPQFDHDTPLSQRAGGLYGTEYAAAYVQDELGFFRNRLRLTLAARYTWIRQTNSYEVDPTEDSHITPRAGLSYSITDDFAVYGLYDQAFIPQSGLVRDGELKPLTGNNVEFGIKKDWFDGSWNTTLSVYNILKKNELTSDPLSNPQKPTKIVLGEKRAQGFEFDLRGKIFDGLNLIANYAFTESIVTESNVRGINVGAVVPGYSKHTANAWLNYTVQSGKVKGLGASIGGTFLDGRQTDTWGEGLEKLPTYFKLDGGLSYEIGKVKVTANVFNILDKYLYSGSYYEWLQAYYWQAEAGRNFRVGVTYKF, encoded by the coding sequence ATGAAAATAATATTTAATAAGGGAGTTTACGTTTTTGCGCTTCTATTATGTTCTATAACAATGATGGGACAGGAGTTCGGGAAAGTGGCTGGTAAAGTTTCTTTGAGTGGTAATACGGCTGCCGAAAATATAGCTGTAACTTTAAAAGGAACTAAATATTCTGACGTTACGACTGTCTCAGGACAATATGAAATTACGAGAGTAAAACCAGGAAATTATACTATTGTAGTTAGTGCACTAGGTATTGATCCCGTTGAAGCCAATATAGTAGTAACAGCAAAACAAACGACGACTAAAAACTTTTCGTTAAACGAAAGTCAAGAAGATCTTCAGGAAGTAGTAATTACTAAAAATAAATACAAGCAGGATAAACCATCTATGTCTCTGCGTTTGCAGACACCAGTTTTAGAGATTCCGCAAAACATACAAATTGTAAGTGCTCAAACCTTAAAAGATCAGCAGATTACAAGTATGAGTGATGGAGTAATCCGTAACGTGAGTGGTGCTGTACGTTTGGAGCATTGGGGAGATTTGTATACGAATATTACCATGAGAGGTTCGCAAATTCAGGCATTTAGAAACGGATTTAATGTAGTTTCATCTTTTTGGGGTCCGTTAACAGAAGATATGAGTTTTGTAGATCATATCGAATTTGTAAAAGGACCGGCTGGATTTATGCTTTCGAGCGGGGATCCAAGCGGACTTTATAATGTCGTGACTAAAAAACCAACAGGAGTTACAAAAGGTGAAGTTAGTGCGATCGTAGGGAGCTATGATTTCTACCGAGTAAGTGTAGACCTTGACGGAAAATTAGATAAAAAAGGAAAATTATTATACCGTTTTAACGGAGCTGCGCAAAAGAAAGGTTCATTCCGTCCATTTGAACATAATGACCGCTATGTAATTGCACCAGTAATTTCATATCAATTTGATGACAAAACAAAATTGACATTTGAGTACAACTTTCAATATGCAAATATGACAGAAGTTGGTTCTTATTATGTATTTGGACCAAAAGCGGGAGGATATGCCACTATGCCGCGTGATTTCACAATGACAGCACCAGGTTTACCTGATACCAATATTCAGGATCACAGTGGTTATTTACAATTTGAACATAAATTCGATGACAACTGGAAATTAACAGCTCAGACTTCTTATTTCAAATATCTACAGCAAGGATATAGTTCTTGGCCGTCTGCTGTAGGACCTGTAACAACACCAAATGGAGATATTGCAAACGGTGAAATTATTAGAAATGTGGGTATCTGGGATGCAGATAGTAATATGTTTTTAGGACAGATTTTCGTAAATGGTAAATTTAATACTGGAGCAGTAAGCCATAAAATTTTAGGAGGAATAGATTTAGGAGATAAAGATTATGCTGCAGATTGGGGACAATCTCATGATCTTGACACGGCTGATAACCCTTTTAATATTTATAACCCAAATTATGGAACTCCATCAAACGGGTTTCCTCAATTTGATCACGATACGCCGCTTAGTCAAAGAGCAGGGGGACTTTATGGTACAGAATATGCTGCGGCTTATGTTCAGGATGAACTTGGTTTCTTTCGTAACAGATTAAGATTAACCCTTGCAGCGAGGTATACATGGATTAGACAGACTAACAGTTATGAGGTTGATCCAACAGAGGACAGCCATATAACACCGCGTGCAGGTTTAAGTTATTCTATTACTGATGACTTCGCAGTTTACGGATTATATGATCAAGCTTTTATACCTCAATCAGGATTAGTTAGAGATGGTGAATTAAAACCATTAACGGGTAACAACGTCGAATTTGGTATCAAAAAAGATTGGTTCGATGGTTCATGGAATACGACCTTATCTGTATACAATATTTTGAAAAAAAATGAATTAACTAGCGATCCATTAAGTAATCCGCAAAAACCAACTAAAATTGTGTTAGGCGAAAAAAGAGCGCAAGGTTTTGAATTTGATTTAAGAGGAAAAATATTTGATGGTCTTAACTTGATTGCAAATTATGCCTTTACAGAATCTATTGTAACGGAATCTAATGTGCGCGGAATTAATGTAGGTGCGGTAGTTCCTGGATATTCAAAACATACTGCAAATGCATGGTTAAATTATACCGTTCAATCTGGTAAAGTAAAAGGACTAGGAGCTTCTATTGGAGGAACTTTCCTTGACGGACGCCAGACTGACACTTGGGGAGAAGGTCTTGAGAAACTACCGACTTATTTTAAACTAGACGGAGGTTTATCTTATGAAATTGGAAAAGTAAAAGTTACAGCAAACGTATTTAATATTTTAGATAAATACTTATACAGTGGTTCTTACTATGAGTGGCTGCAGGCATACTACTGGCAGGCTGAGGCAGGAAGAAACTTTAGAGTTGGCGTTACTTACAAATTCTAA
- a CDS encoding DUF1634 domain-containing protein: MEKSKMVQEEKFGEKDFQSIIGNLLRYGVWISLAVAFMGGIVYLMHNGSQIEDYSVFKENDRNIFEVIADVYNGAVQGNGESLIFTGIVLLFLTPVLRVLLSLFSFLLEKDYLYVGITLIVITIIIISISFGFSH; the protein is encoded by the coding sequence ATGGAAAAATCTAAGATGGTACAAGAAGAAAAATTTGGAGAAAAAGACTTTCAGTCAATCATAGGAAACTTACTTCGTTATGGGGTTTGGATTTCGTTAGCGGTAGCTTTTATGGGAGGAATTGTGTATTTAATGCACAACGGAAGCCAAATAGAAGATTATTCTGTTTTTAAGGAAAATGACCGCAATATATTTGAAGTAATCGCAGATGTTTACAACGGTGCAGTTCAAGGAAACGGAGAATCATTAATATTTACGGGTATTGTTTTACTCTTTTTAACTCCAGTACTGCGGGTTTTACTATCACTGTTTTCGTTTTTATTGGAGAAAGATTATTTGTATGTAGGAATAACATTAATTGTAATTACGATCATCATTATCAGTATTTCATTCGGATTCTCACATTAA
- a CDS encoding acetyl-CoA C-acetyltransferase: MKPDTIRKVAIVGYNRIPFARANTAYSNVGNKEMMTAALNGLIDKYELKGKLLGEVAGGAVIKHTYDNNLIRECVMQTSLDPATPACDLQQACDTGIESAIYIANKIALGQIESGIAGGVDSISDMPIAVSEKLRKILLDARKAKSLGEKIKLFLKLRPKDLSPLVPKNEESQTGLSMGGHTEITAKHYKISREDQDQFALKSHLNMAKAYDEGFFDDMITPFNGLEKDNNLRKDSTIEKLAKLNPAFDKVNGTLTAGNSTPLTDGASCILLASEEWAKEQGLPILAYISFAEIAAIEYVKNQQNLLLAPLFAASRMLEKAGLNLQDFDYYEIHEAFAAQVLATLKIWESPELSESIGLKKALGAIDRNKLNVKGSSLAAAHPFAATGGRIIGVMAKLLNEKGSGKGFISICAAGGQGVTMIIEK; the protein is encoded by the coding sequence ATGAAGCCAGATACAATAAGAAAAGTAGCCATTGTAGGTTATAACAGAATACCTTTTGCAAGAGCCAATACAGCGTATTCTAATGTTGGCAATAAAGAAATGATGACCGCAGCATTAAATGGTCTTATTGATAAATACGAGCTGAAAGGAAAATTACTAGGAGAAGTTGCCGGTGGAGCCGTTATTAAACATACTTACGATAACAATTTGATCCGCGAATGTGTGATGCAGACTAGTCTTGATCCTGCAACTCCTGCGTGCGATCTACAGCAGGCCTGTGATACTGGAATTGAAAGTGCCATTTATATCGCCAATAAAATTGCCCTAGGACAAATTGAATCTGGAATTGCCGGCGGTGTCGATTCTATCAGTGATATGCCGATTGCTGTAAGTGAGAAGCTTAGAAAAATATTATTAGATGCTAGAAAAGCGAAATCATTAGGCGAAAAAATCAAATTATTTCTAAAACTTCGTCCCAAAGATTTGAGTCCGTTGGTTCCTAAAAATGAAGAATCGCAGACAGGACTTTCAATGGGCGGACATACCGAAATTACTGCCAAACATTATAAAATATCTCGAGAAGATCAAGATCAATTTGCTTTAAAAAGTCATTTGAATATGGCAAAAGCATATGATGAAGGCTTTTTTGATGATATGATTACGCCTTTTAATGGATTGGAAAAAGACAACAATTTAAGAAAAGACAGTACAATTGAAAAATTAGCCAAACTAAATCCAGCCTTCGATAAAGTAAACGGTACTTTGACAGCGGGTAATTCTACGCCTTTAACAGACGGAGCTTCTTGTATTCTACTTGCAAGTGAAGAATGGGCAAAAGAGCAGGGACTTCCTATTTTAGCGTACATTTCTTTTGCAGAAATTGCTGCAATTGAGTACGTTAAAAATCAGCAGAATCTTTTGTTAGCTCCCCTATTTGCTGCTTCTAGAATGCTCGAAAAAGCTGGATTAAATCTTCAGGACTTTGATTATTATGAAATTCACGAAGCTTTTGCCGCACAGGTTTTAGCCACCTTAAAAATTTGGGAAAGTCCAGAGCTCAGCGAATCAATTGGTTTAAAAAAAGCTTTAGGAGCTATCGATCGAAATAAATTAAACGTAAAAGGAAGCAGTCTTGCCGCGGCGCACCCGTTTGCCGCAACGGGCGGCAGAATCATTGGCGTAATGGCAAAATTACTTAACGAAAAAGGTTCAGGAAAAGGTTTTATCTCTATTTGTGCAGCCGGCGGACAGGGAGTTACTATGATAATTGAGAAATAA